A genome region from Cannabis sativa cultivar Pink pepper isolate KNU-18-1 unplaced genomic scaffold, ASM2916894v1 Contig7, whole genome shotgun sequence includes the following:
- the LOC115717622 gene encoding transcription factor DUO1 isoform X2 — protein sequence MVGNREEGIRKGPWKAEEDEVLINHVNKYGPRDWSSIRSKGLLQRTGKSCRLRWVNKLRPNLKNGCKFSLEEERVVIELQAQFGNKWARIATYLPGRTDNDVKNFWSSRQKRQARILQTPPTPSKSQKKQVEVSRDHEAPSFEAQRELKFSSEGQDHLPIFTDPYIDMFSSMDSSKLGNVAEFSFGQPFLEPLETIRTGVAREKIDLEPDCFFDDFPIDVFDQIELLPKSSQQ from the exons ATGGTAGGGAACAGAGAAGAAGGCATAAGGAAAGGGCCTTGGAAAGCTGAGGAAGACGAGGTACTAATTAACCATGTGAATAAGTATGGCCCCAGAGACTGGAGCTCCATTCGATCCAAAGGCCTTCTTCAGAGAACTGGCAAGTCTTGCCGTCTCCGTTGGGTCAATAAGCTTAGACCCAATTTGAAAAA TGGGTGCAAGTTTTCATTGGAGGAGGAGAGGGTGGTGATAGAGTTACAGGCACAATTTGGGAACAAATGGGCTAGAATAGCAACCTATTTGCCCGGAAGAACTGATAATGATGTCAAGAACTTTTGGAGTAGCAGGCAGAAAAGGCAGGCAAGGATTTTGCAAACACCTCCAACTCCCTCCAAATCACAGAAAAAACAGGTGGAAGTTTCTCGTGATCACGAGGCTCCCAGTTTTGAG GCCCAGAGAGAACTCAAATTTTCATCAGAAGGCCAAGATCATTTGCCCATATTCACCGACCCTTATATCGACATGTTCAGCTCTATGGATTCTTCTAAACTTGGAAATGTTGCGGAATTTTCTTTTGGACAACCGTTTCTTGAACCACTAGAAACTATTAGAACTGGTGTTGCAAGAGAGAAAATTGACTTGGAGCCTGACTGCTTCTTTGATGACTTCCCTATAGACGTGTTTGATCAAATTGAGTTGCTTCCCAAATCATCACAGCAGTGA
- the LOC115717622 gene encoding transcription factor DUO1 isoform X1, whose protein sequence is MVGNREEGIRKGPWKAEEDEVLINHVNKYGPRDWSSIRSKGLLQRTGKSCRLRWVNKLRPNLKNGCKFSLEEERVVIELQAQFGNKWARIATYLPGRTDNDVKNFWSSRQKRQARILQTPPTPSKSQKKQVEVSRDHEAPSFEARNISLSSEGESSSTFLQSLSSGIQNSETIKMLPLPDLVNPSRMFNFDQDITNHAEFSTTENNLCIGSQQLIPFPPALQAQRELKFSSEGQDHLPIFTDPYIDMFSSMDSSKLGNVAEFSFGQPFLEPLETIRTGVAREKIDLEPDCFFDDFPIDVFDQIELLPKSSQQ, encoded by the exons ATGGTAGGGAACAGAGAAGAAGGCATAAGGAAAGGGCCTTGGAAAGCTGAGGAAGACGAGGTACTAATTAACCATGTGAATAAGTATGGCCCCAGAGACTGGAGCTCCATTCGATCCAAAGGCCTTCTTCAGAGAACTGGCAAGTCTTGCCGTCTCCGTTGGGTCAATAAGCTTAGACCCAATTTGAAAAA TGGGTGCAAGTTTTCATTGGAGGAGGAGAGGGTGGTGATAGAGTTACAGGCACAATTTGGGAACAAATGGGCTAGAATAGCAACCTATTTGCCCGGAAGAACTGATAATGATGTCAAGAACTTTTGGAGTAGCAGGCAGAAAAGGCAGGCAAGGATTTTGCAAACACCTCCAACTCCCTCCAAATCACAGAAAAAACAGGTGGAAGTTTCTCGTGATCACGAGGCTCCCAGTTTTGAG GCTCGAAATATATCTCTTTCATCAGAAGGAGAATCATCATCAACATTCTTGCAAAGCTTATCATCGGGCATTCAGAATTCAGAGACGATCAAAATGTTGCCGCTACCAGATCTAGTCAATCCTTCTAGAATGTTTAATTTTGATCAAGATATTACAAATCATGCAGAGTTTAGCACTACTGAGAATAATCTCTGCATTGGCTCACAACAATTAATCCCTTTTCCTCCGGCATTACAGGCCCAGAGAGAACTCAAATTTTCATCAGAAGGCCAAGATCATTTGCCCATATTCACCGACCCTTATATCGACATGTTCAGCTCTATGGATTCTTCTAAACTTGGAAATGTTGCGGAATTTTCTTTTGGACAACCGTTTCTTGAACCACTAGAAACTATTAGAACTGGTGTTGCAAGAGAGAAAATTGACTTGGAGCCTGACTGCTTCTTTGATGACTTCCCTATAGACGTGTTTGATCAAATTGAGTTGCTTCCCAAATCATCACAGCAGTGA
- the LOC115717153 gene encoding uncharacterized protein LOC115717153, which translates to MDSSGPITQGSPSRYQNVVVMRHGDRMDNFVPLWVSTATRPWDPPLFESGLTRALVTGRNLRKNLGFPIHRVFVSPFLRCVQTSVEVISGLFALVDDPNALTSGGGSVPIDTSKVKVSIEYGLCEMLNNEAIRPQSAPRDGEFGFKVSELEALFPAGTVDRSVEPVYNEMPKWPEQVSQSRNRYAHVVKALADKYPTENLLLVTHGEGVGVALSEFMKGVTVYEVEYCAYALLKRPIFNIDESYTAGEFQVETHRGHTGIRYIPLGPTITDEDEGTK; encoded by the exons ATGGACTCCTCCGGACCAATCACACAGGGCTCTCCCAGTCGCTACCAAAATGTCGTCGTCATGAGGCACGGCGATCGCATGGACAACTTCGTGCCCCTCTGGGTCTCCACAGCCACGCGGCCCTGGGATCCACCCTTGTTCGAATCCGGTCTAACCCGGGCGCTCGTTACGGGTCGGAACCTCCGAAAGAACCTGGGTTTCCCAATCCACCGGGTCTTCGTGTCGCCGTTCCTTCGTTGTGTTCAGACCTCCGTAGAAGTCATCTCCGGTCTCTTTGCTCTCGTCGATGATCCTAATGCCTTGACCAGTGGCGGCGGCTCTGTTCCGATTGACACCTCCAAAGTCAAAGTCTCGATCGAGTACGGACTTTGCGAGATGCTAAACAACGAAGCTATTCGACCCCAGTCGGCTCCTCGAGATGGAGAGTTCGGTTTCAAAGTTTCCGAGTTGGAAGCTTTGTTTCCAGCTGGAACTGTGGATCGATCTGTTGAACCTGTATACAACGAG ATGCCTAAGTGGCCAGAGCAAGTGAGCCAATCAAGAAATAGATATGCTCATGTCGTCAAAGCCCTTGCTGACAAATATCCTACCGAGAACCTCCTTCTCGTAACTCATG GGGAAGGCGTTGGGGTTGCATTGTCGGAGTTCATGAAGGGTGTTACTGTATATGAAGTAGAGTATTGTGCCTACGCACTTTTAAAACGGCCAATCTTCAACATAGACGAGTCATACACAGCTGGAGAATTTCAGGTAGAGACACACAGAGGCCACACTGGTATCCGATATATACCTTTAGGTCCCACAATTACTGATGAAGATGAAGGAACCAAGTGA